DNA from Microbacterium sp. SORGH_AS_0969:
CGCTGTGAAGTGACTCACCAACGACATTTATCGCCGCGAATACTGCGCCATAAAACGCCGCGTTTCACAGGGTCGGCGTCGACGTCGGCTGAGCCGCCCCGGAAACGATCAGTTTCGAGCGATTCCGGAAACCTACAAAGAGGACGCCGCCAGGACGGCCGTGGGTCGGGAGCGGTAGATTGGCCGGGTCCGGCGCGACGCGCCTACTCGGGAGGGTGCAATGGCTCTGATTCCACTCAACGACGGAGAGGCGCAGGGTCCTGCCGTTCTTGAAGCTCGCGATGTGCGTAAGGGGTTTCAGGTGCGTCGGGGAGAGACGCGCGACGTTCTACGTGGTGTGACGCTGCGCGTCGGGGCCGGGGAGCGGGTGGCGATCGTAGGTCCGTCCGGTTCCGGGAAATCCTCTTTGCTGTACTGCCTCGCTGGCCTCGATCCGGTGTCCTCTGGGTCGGTGGCGCTGTTCGGTCGCGATGTCGCGTCGATGAGCGGGGCTCATCTGGCGCGGGAGTATCGGGAACGAGTGGGCTTTGTGTTTCAGCAGTACAACCTGGTGTCGACGCTTTCTGGGTTTGAGAATGCCGTTCTGCCGATGCGGCTGAGCCGACGACGTGTCGCCGCTGACGTCGTACGGAGCGTCCTGGATCGGTTGGGGGTTGGCGATCGCGGGCGAGCCCTTCCGGGCACTATGTCGGGGGGCGAGCAGCAGCGCTTCGCCATCGCCCGTGCGTTGATCGCGCACCCACAGCTCGTTTTCGCTGATGAGCCAACCGGTGCTCTCGATAGCGAGAACGCGGATGCCGTCGTGGAGCACCTTGAGTCGTTGAGCTCGTCGGGAGCGGCGCTGGTCTACGTCACGCATGACCCTTCCCTCGCGGCTCGCGCCGACCGGGTGCTGGTCATGCGAGACGGCGTGCTCGCCGCCGAGCTGCGCGGAGCCGATGGCGCAGCCGTGCTTCGCGCCATGTCTGCCCCGCGAGCAGCCTGATGCTTCGCCTGATTCTCAGTGCCACCGTGAGGAACCCGCGCGTCAGCGTCGGCCCAGCGGTGTTGTTTCTCACCGCCGGTGCCCTCGCCGCGCTCGCCCTCACGGTCGTGTTCTCTGTCGCAGGGCCAGCGGGACAACTCGCTTTGCGCGATGCCCCCGAAGGGACCGGCGCTGTCGTCGCTCAGGTCGCGTTGTTCATGATGATCCT
Protein-coding regions in this window:
- a CDS encoding ABC transporter ATP-binding protein, producing MALIPLNDGEAQGPAVLEARDVRKGFQVRRGETRDVLRGVTLRVGAGERVAIVGPSGSGKSSLLYCLAGLDPVSSGSVALFGRDVASMSGAHLAREYRERVGFVFQQYNLVSTLSGFENAVLPMRLSRRRVAADVVRSVLDRLGVGDRGRALPGTMSGGEQQRFAIARALIAHPQLVFADEPTGALDSENADAVVEHLESLSSSGAALVYVTHDPSLAARADRVLVMRDGVLAAELRGADGAAVLRAMSAPRAA